The window CCTCGGCGGCGTTGACCCACAGGTAGACCTCGGGCGGCAGCGCGTCCCGCAACGCCACCGCCTCCGCATGGTGTCCGGGTAGCCCGACCACGCCGACCGAGAAACGAACGCCGAGAGCGAGCAGTTCCCGGCATCGGGCCAGGAACCGTTCCCGCGTGACCTGGCCCGGGTGGTAGGTCGCCCACAGCGCCGCCACCCGTGGATCGGCTTCGGCCAGCCAGCCGGTGCGGGCGGCCAGGTTCGTCTGGATCGCGACCCGGGCCACGTGCGGCAGGTGTGACAGCCGGACGATGGCATCCCGGTACCAGGACCGGGTCAAGCCCTCGCCCCACGGCGTGAACAGCACCGACAACCGCCGGTCGGTGGTCGCCTCCACCCAGTCGGCGAAGCGTTCCAGGTCGGCCCGGTCGGCACGCAACAGCTCCGGCGGATCCACCCTCTTCGCGAACGGGCAATACGGACAGTCGTAGTTGCAGCTGGCCAGCGGTCCCCGATAGAGGACGTAGAGGTCGTCCCGGCGCTCGTCCAACACGGAAAGGCCGTCGGGCACCGCCGGGCGGTCCAGCGCCGGGTGGGCCGGCATCGGGTGGCTCAGCACCGGAAGGAGCGGCCGGCCCGCGGGTTCGAGGTGGCCGGTCATCGTGGTACGTACATTCCCATCGCCTCGCGCACCTCGCCGGAGACCAGCCACGGGCCGATCGCGTCCGAGT of the Actinoplanes sichuanensis genome contains:
- a CDS encoding STM4011 family radical SAM protein, whose product is MTGHLEPAGRPLLPVLSHPMPAHPALDRPAVPDGLSVLDERRDDLYVLYRGPLASCNYDCPYCPFAKRVDPPELLRADRADLERFADWVEATTDRRLSVLFTPWGEGLTRSWYRDAIVRLSHLPHVARVAIQTNLAARTGWLAEADPRVAALWATYHPGQVTRERFLARCRELLALGVRFSVGVVGLPGHHAEAVALRDALPPEVYLWVNAAEGHVYTSEEERLWTALDPRFGDSVRPHPSLGLPCHAGETAISVLGDGTVRRCHFIKTPIGNLYDGTWRAALQPRSCTNALCDCHIGYVHLKPLGLRDVYTDGLLERIPAVWP